A stretch of the Ostrea edulis chromosome 9, xbOstEdul1.1, whole genome shotgun sequence genome encodes the following:
- the LOC125670601 gene encoding uncharacterized protein LOC125670601, with amino-acid sequence MEMPAFIPKGQKQLSTEEANSSRLVTKVRWVVESVNGRIKTWRYLGKTLPNSQIPCIGDYVRIVCSLCNKYRPPINSGTFDDDITIASTMTMLAKQTNGLQQFVLENGLDKRSMKWTSIDADSNTITDFPRLTEGDIRNLTIGVYQLKTAKSYAAEHLTDDGLFEIFVSDDIPNIVSAKIQSRHTSSKKYSLWIKYDITILFWYCTCKNGSRVVGMCGHISCIIWYLAFARYQNESCGIRDWTEEVDDAARSIASSEDEDTVDYDGQEE; translated from the exons ATGGAGATGCCTGCGTTTATCCCGAAGGGCCAGAAGCAATTGTCTACAGAGGAAGCTAACAGTTCTAGACTTGTAACAAAG gTCAGATGGGTTGTTGAATCCGTAAATGGAAGAATAAAGACATGGAGATATCTTGGTAAAACACTTCCAAACAGCCAGATCCCGTGTATTGGAGATTATGTTAGGATTGTCTGTAGTCTTTGTAACAAGTACCGGCCTCCTATCAACTCTGGAACATTTGATGACGATATCACCATTGCATCAACAATGACAATGTTGGCCAAACAGACAAACGGACTTCAACAGTTTGTTCTTGAAAATG GGCTTGATAAAAGATCCATGAAATGGACTTCCATCGACGCTGACAGCAACACCATCACCGATTTTCCCAGGCTTACTGAGGGAGATATCAGAAACCTTACAATTGGTGTCTATCAGCTAAAGACGGCAAAATCATATGCGGCAGAACATCTTACAGATGATGgattatttgaaatttttgtgaGCGATGATATACCCAATATTGTCAGTGCCAAAATTCAAAGCCGCCACACTTCATCTAAAAAGTATTCCTTGTGGATAAAATACGATATCACCATCTTGTTCTGGTATTGTACCTGTAAAAATGGATCCCGGGTTGTTGGAATGTGCGGTCACATATCCTGTATTATCTGGTATTTAGCCTTTGCTAGATATCAGAACGAATCTTGCGGTATTCGTGACTGGACAGAGGAAGTGGATGATGCGGCGAGATCCATCGCCAGCTCCGAGGATGAGGATACTGTCGATTATGATGGACAAGAAGAGTAG